A genome region from Coffea arabica cultivar ET-39 chromosome 7e, Coffea Arabica ET-39 HiFi, whole genome shotgun sequence includes the following:
- the LOC140011359 gene encoding uncharacterized protein, whose amino-acid sequence MYDDIVRTLTDVRHVPDLKKNLISLSTLESIGYRYSAGDGVLKISRNALVVMKAHRSGTLYILQGSTVTGAVTVSTSTLSDSDFTKLWHMRLGHTSEKGLSILCKRGLIGSQSIGKMGFCEHCIFGKQKRVSFQLPAVHRTKGILDYVHSDLWEPSCAPSKEGAKYMLTFFVDYSRKVWKESSSPCTIDSTQKQVELDISSFDPFQTKSSIQQVPVDALQSTVKNSLKEDKYFIARDRPRIDIRPPQRYANLVAYALSVAEEIDIVGEPSTYLEAVSCDDSPPSNKKIVGCKWVFKKKEGIPGVEDARYKARLVVNGYSQVQAKKILGMDIKRDRGAGKLFLTQENYLKKVLERFGIKDAKPVSTPLASHFRLSAAQSPQSDAEKDYMARVPYSSAVGSVMYAMVCIRPDISQAVSVVSRYMSCPGKEHWQAVKWILRYLQGTSNAYLEFGRNKTTLVGFIDSDYAGNLDRRRSLSGYVFCIGGCVVSWKVTLHPVVALSTTEAEYMALTEAIKEALLLKGLFGEFNLHQGVTVIHCDSQNAIHLTKDQMYHERTKHIDIKYHFIQDIIVEGKALVRKINTKENPTDMFTKFLPVYKFKQCLDLVGIRCWWFRLIRAYVEKVELFCYCRWWN is encoded by the exons ATGTACGATGATATTGTAAGGACGCTCACAGatgttagacatgttccagatttgaagaaaaatctcatctctttgaGCACTCTTGAGTCTATTGGGTACAGGTATTCAGCTGGAGATGGAGTTCTCAAAATCAGTCGAAATgctcttgttgttatgaaaGCACACAGATCTGGTACTTTGTATATTTTACAGGGATCTACTGTTACAGGTGCTGTTACTGTTTCTACATCAACTTTGTCTGATTCTGATTTCACCAAATTGTGGCACATGAGATTGGGGCACACGAGCGAGAAAGGTTTATCTATTTTATGCAAACGAGGTCTTATTGGTAGTCAAAGTATTGGAAAGATGGGATTCTGTGAACATTGCATTTTTGGAAAGCAGAAGAGAGTTAGCTTCCAGTTGCCTGCAGTTCACAGGACAAAAGGAATTTTGGACTACGTTCATTCAGATCTTTGGGAGCCTTCTTGTGCTCCTTCTAAAGAAGGTGCCAAGTACATGTTGACTTTCTTTGTTGATTATTCAAGGAAAGTTTGG AAGGAGTCTTCTAGTCCTTGTACTATTGATAGTACACAGAAGCAGGTGGAGCTTGATATTAGCAGTTTTGATCCTTTTCAGACCAAATCTTCTATTCAGCAAGTGCCAGTAGATGCACTTCAATCTACTGttaaaaatagtttaaaagaaGATAAGTATTTCATAGCCAGAGATAGACCAAGGATAGATattcgaccaccacaaagatatgcaaatttagttgcatatgcTTTATCTGTTGCAGAAGAAATTGATATAGTTGGTGAGCCTTCCACCTATTTAGAagcagtttcttgtgatgattct ccgccatcaaataagaaaatagttGGTTGCAAGtgggttttcaagaaaaaggaaggtatTCCAGGGGTTGAAGATGCAAGGTATAAAGCACGATTAGTTGTAAACGGTTATAGTCAGGTACAAG ctaagaaaattcttggcatggataTCAAGCGAGATCGAGGAGCAGGGAAATTATTCTTGACTCAAGAAAATTACCTGAAGAAAGTCCTGGAGCGTTTTGGCATAAAAGATGCAAAACCTGTAAGTACTCCTCTTGCTAGCCATTTTCGGCTATCTGCTGCTCAATCACCACAATCAGATGCAGAGAAAGATTATATGGCACGGGTTCCTTATTCCAGTGCAGTCGGCAGTgttatgtatgcaatggtttgtaTTCGTCCGGATATTTCACAAGCAGTCAGTGTTGTTAGTAGATATATGTCTTGTCCAGGTAAAGAACATTGGCAGGCTGTGAAGTGGATTCTTAGATACTTGCAAGGGACTTCAAACGCTTAtttggagtttggaagaaataaaaCCACTCTGGTTGGTTTTATAGATTCAGATTACGCCGGGAATCTTGACAGAAGAAGATCACTTTCAGGCTACGTATTCTGCATTGGGGGTTGTGTAGTCAGTTGGAAAGTTACTTTACACCCCGTTGTGGCTCTATCTACTACGGAGGCAGAATACATGGCATTGaccgaggcaatcaaagaagccttGTTGTTGAAGGGATTATTTGGCGAGTTTAATCTACATCAAGGTGTTACAGTTattcactgtgatagtcaaaATGCTATACACTTGACTAAAGACCAGATGTATCATGAGAGAACAAAACACATTGATATAAAATATCACTTTATCCAGGATATCATTGTTGAAGGGAAAGCCCTTGTTCGAAAGATCAATACCAAGGAGAATCCTACTGACATGTTTACAAAGTTTCTTCcagtttacaagttcaagcagtGCTTGGATTTGGTTGGTATTCGTTGTTGGTGGTTTAGGCTCATTAGGGCTTATGTGGAGAAGGTGGAGCTGTTTTGCTATTGTCGATGGTGGAACTaa
- the LOC140011361 gene encoding secreted RxLR effector protein 161-like yields the protein MARVPYSNAVGSIIYAMVCTRPNIAQAVSMVSKYMSCPGKAHWQAVKWILRYLRGTSNYSLEFGRNNDTLVGFADSDYVGDLDKRRSLSGYVFCIGDCAVSWKATLQPVVALSTTEAEYMAMIEAIKEAL from the coding sequence ATGGCACGGGTTCCTTATTCCAACGCAGTTGGTAGCATTATAtatgcaatggtttgtactcGCCCAAATATTGCACAAGCAGTCAGTATGGTTAGCAAGTATATGTCGTGTCCTGGAAAAGCACATTGGCAGGCTGTGAAAtggattctcagatacttgcgagGGACTTCAAATTATagtttggagtttggaagaaataatgacactttggttggttttgcAGACTCTGACTATGTTGGGGATCTTGATAAGAGAAGATCACTTTCAGGTTACGTATTTTGCATTGGCGATTGTGCAGTTAGTTGGAAAGCTACTTTACAACCCGTTGTAGCTTTATCTACTACGGAGGCAGAATATATGGCCATGATTgaggcaatcaaagaagccttGTGA